The nucleotide window ttggtttgggacttgtggagctgcacgttgatggatttgctcttcagtgttttggactttcagcagtgaaatttaaatcatactgaactgaactgaactgaacttcaactatgACAACTGGACtgactgttttaatttacttgtatgttaagctgctttgacacaatccacattgtaaaagctctatggaaatgaagatgaattgaattaatgaTAAAACTCCATTAGGAAATCCGGTGCTGTCGTAGTCATCTCCTCTAAAGTGTCATCAAAGATCTGCACAACTGTCTTTCTACCTCATAAATGAATCTGGTGTTCTGTCAAATTGCTTTATACAAAGTTCTTTGAATTGTTTTGTAATGAATTGCTTTTATATATTGTTGGCTAATGATTCAAATAAAATCTTGTGAATCAAACTGAAGCCCTAATCATCATTTCTGTGAGTTTTTAAATGActtcttcaagagttcacacatttagctgatgattgattataagcttgtttggcatgctgtcccgggagagagccctgaactcataagatcctcgagccctgggcttccTCCCTTTTGTAGGACGAGAGGGGAGATTAAGTTCAGGTAGATCTTGACGACTCCCCCGCTTATTTGTggctatagatgaattgagttGGCTAGGAACTTGACTacggtgccaatttggtttagtcaatttacttagcacgcatgtctttggacggtgggaggaaaccggggaacccctCGCAAGCActtggagaacatgtaaactccgcacagaaatgtcgactggcCTGACTATGATTACAGAAAGAATAATGTTAATAACGTAATACTAGTGGACTTGcaacaaattatatttatacatgCAAATAATTATAGCAGATATTGTCTCCTTATGAACTGGTGAATATTTTCTTGAATAGTAGGTGAATATTGTTGTGTTTAAATGCATCTTATTAATATAAGTCTGTAAATTAATGTTGTTTCTCATTTTCAGCTTTTCTGATACAAAGTTACTCTCAAATGTAGTAAAATGAAGTATTTACTTTTCCGTcttaaaaaagtgcactaaacgtgtttttttttttttttttttttttttgttgcattgaCAATTTTTGTAATCAGTTTTATAAACCGGAAAACTAAATTGTAATTGTaagtaattacaataaataacaataaaatacaagtaaaagtGTGTTTAGTGGGACAAATCCATGAAAAATATGTGGTAATCATGATTTAGCTacaacaactttttaaaaatgttatttatttatgtttctgtGCCTGACGATCGGGTTGTTGTGGTCCTAACCTTCAACACCATCTGTTCCACAATGCACTGGACCCTTCTTGCAGGAATGTGTTCCTATGTTGCTCCTTCAGGCTGAGCCCGGACAGGTTCCGTGGGATAAACCCCGACCATGAGGCGCATGCATATGTGTCCCAACCCCAGGCTTGGCTCCAGTTGGAAGAACATCCTTACCCAagtggagttcaagtatcttggggtttgttgatgagtgagggaaggatacAACGTGAgtttgacaggcagattggtgcagcagtaatgcagtcaatgTACCAGTCTGTTGTCGTGaaaaaggagctgagctgaaaggcaaagcttttgatttaccagtcaatctaaatttctactctcacctatggtcttgagctttgggtcatgactcatgattgaaaggacaagatctctgatacaagtggccgaaatgaatttcctttgcagggtggcagggtgcagcCTTATAGATGAATTAAGGAGCTCTgccacccaggaggagctcggagtagagtcgctgctactccacatcgagagaagtcagctgaggtggctcaggcatctgttttggatgcctcctggacgcttaCCTTGGGCCCAGAAAAGCAGATgatgatttcatttattttttaaaaccacactcctacgtcattTTGTGGTGGGCCTCAGAATTGCAGGTATTTGGgttctattttaatgtcaggaaataaaaagaGAGACTTAATGAGTTTATACCACTTCACTTCGGGGTCGCACAGTGGCTCACAGTTTTAGTTTtggtttgaaaacgcataagttttgccatCTGTCCACATTACATCgaagttttcgagcgccgaaaacggagtgtttttgaaatgctggagaggccattttcatcctaaaacgctgctgctccatctcagtgtggatgggggacaacggagacatctgaaaacgatgTTATCTAcctatcagattttgcctactttccatcatgaggaagacaagtatcattaataagtgtgtgtattatggaagtctcaaatcatatgcattaaaattattttattaatttaatttttaattcaactataggggtacGGCCAGGTTGGGGGCCCCCAAGACATTGTGCAGGGgtctctgaattcttaatccgggcctgcctTTTGAAGACTTTCATTTGGATTCTCAGTCTACATGAAAACCAAAGGCCATGATTGATTAAATTGTAATATGACTGTTATCTTGATGGATAAAGCAAAAACAATAAGTGAAACGCATTTTAAAACGCACTAGTTTACAAATATGACAGTTGCTAGTTCTGCTTAAGGAGGTTAATAATATTCACCgcaactgcttttactctagtcgaaataaaacttTAAccgaaacaagactttctccagaagaatgttaatataaatactgtgaaaaagttCTATTCTCtggaaatatatgaaaaagagTAGCTAATGATTTTgaacggtcaaaagtttggggtcagtaggattttaaaatgttttaaaatcagcttctcctgctcaccaaggctgcatttatttaaccaaaaatacagtacaaattgtaaaattgtcaaatgttgttggactataaaataactgttcaaaagaagtttattatttaataatttatttcagtgaatttaaccTCTCAAGGCCCAAGATGTTTTTTTacgtgcattttttatttctctttgctatttgggcgtATTGGAAtctaaatagaataaaaatctaagtatcatcttttgatcatatcatgtacttttagagaaaaatgatgtccatttaTGTGGACTTGGGGTCTAAATTTACCTAAAACATtctttcctgactgtttttaatgcattgaTAACagataggctatatatatatatatatatatttatttatttttttaatgttttgactatcagagagtaaaaactacatttgttttggccattttggacagttaaaaatagtgtttgggacatttcatatgctgcaaaacagatGCAGGGTGACAATGTATTTCTGtaactaaatataaaacattcaaagtattttaaatagccgtttaagagctaaaatgtgccgtCCAGGTATGTGctgattactccagtcttcagagtcaatGATTcttgtaatattaattattattattaatattatgatgattattatcaatggtaatattaattaaagcaataatgactggactgataatttgtttaaaactacaaacataagaaagcagttatttaaaattttaataaatatttaacaattgaattttttttacatttaataaatgctgccttgataaacagaataaatttccttaaaaaacaattaaaaacacttTTGACCAGTTATAGGCTGATATATATTAGCATATTAACATGTGCTGTGCTTCCTACAAGCAATGACAAATAATTAGAACGTCGAATGCCGTGACGTCACCGGACTGCAAATAGTTTAGAATTGCCTCAGAGTGACAAACGAACGAGTAcagtgaacagtgatttaatgactTTAGCGACTTGTTTTGCGTctcaaatggaaaaaaataagtcAACTGTGTTTTTTAATCGAGTTAAAACGATCACGACTGACTTTGTCAACAATAATCATCAGAGTGACACGATGGCTTCTCGTACACCTCCTGTCGTGATGAGAAGCCCAACAGGTGAGATGAGAGTTTACAAACACTGTGTATTCCcacttaaaatgcaataaaaagtaacgttaaaataataattatatatcgCCATGTAAGCTTACCAACTTGAGAGGCAAATATGCAACCTATCGTGATTGTAATTGCTTCATGTAACGTTAGTTATGATATTGTGTATTTTCTGACTTCGTGATTAAGCCCTGCTTTATTATATAGTATTGACATTCTGGCTTTGAAAGTTTTTCATTTTCACGGCCTCATTCAGCAGAACTTGTGCTTTGTTAAcgtttctgataaaaaaaaaacattttaatattagaatCTTTCATGTGTCTACACATAAACCTACACATTAATTTTCTTAGGTTTCGTTTTTGAttgtatgtataaatatttgaCCTATTTCAGCAAACTGAGTGAGAATATTATATTTAAGTCTTTATTTTGTGCAGAAGGaattaaaaaatgttcataaCTCTGTTTCTCTACCTGAGTTTCATGAGCAAGATGTACATTTGGATTTTTAAGACTGattgttaaatattttgttataatttacTCACAGATTTCTGAACTGGAGAACCAGAGCAAGAGAAATTGTTCACTTTGAGTTTGATGATTGCTAATGGAAAGattaaaaaatgttgatttattttcattagttttttttgttgttttttgtggtGAAGAAGTGGACTctcccccctgaattaatagccccctttattttttccaccaatttctgtttatcagagatattttttttcaaaacataatagttttaataactcatttctaataactgatttattttatctttgccatgatgacagtaaataatatttgactagatattttttttcaagacgcctctatacagcttaaagtgacatttaaaggcttaactaggttaattagggtaaataggcaggttagtgtgtaatgatggtttgttctgttgtctatcaaaaaaatatatatagcttaaagaggctaataattttgttctaaaacttttattctagcctaaataaaacaaatatcataatttgggaaatatttaaaacagagggtctaatacttctgactttaactgtacatttgaTTAAACATTGTGATGGTGAttgttaaatagttaaataactgGTAAAACTCAAAGAATATTGACTCAGAAATGATGAATCATTATAATAGTTAAGTTATAATAGTCTTTATgtctaggcccacacgaaatctgcgccacattattgattctgtttatttacttgtgtaaatgtgtgtaaatgtatatttattgtttttaaattaatttccgtGATatcattgactaatatgaaaatatttaaatgatttatttacaatacagcttGTAAAGTAATGTttcctgtcttttagtagatttattatatgagacttgctttgtttgtaAGAAAtgctttgcattgtaaacattaaatacaagttaaaaatgttttactttttagttcatatattaaggttttagttacgatactcccaaaatcattccgcataaatccgcagattttttaataaaattttgtgcagaaataacagaaaatatctGCTGATTCCGTCTGGCTCTACTTATGTCTAATATGGACTTATGACTTACTGACCTTTATCAGCTtgtatttgtcattgaaataatttttaatttcactaaataatttcagttttcaaacattttctattataattgtacatttattattgttgtttcttATGTGTGATGCGTCTTTTATATTTCTAATTTACAGCAGTTTGTCTATTTTAAACTTGTGATTTAAgagttttctaatatttccctgtttatttcttttactttAGAAAACCCAGAGAAAGGAAGGAAAGGGAATAAAGCCTCTGCTTTCTTGAAGAGAGCATGGAAGGCTGTAAAGCGCCCTTTCCTTTCCTCTGACCGGAGCAGAGTGGTGGTTCCCTTTGAACCACGGTCAGATATCGACGATTTCGAGCACCTGCCTGTTCCAGGTCCCTCCAGGATCGTCGTAGCACATGCAGACCCTGAGCCGGTGTGGCTGCCAGGCCAGGTCTGTGAAGATCCTCAGCTGTTGAGTATTCCGGGCCCCTCCAGGATCACTACAGATGCGGCCCGTCCTGAGTCCTCAACGGCCCTCACAGGTCAAGTTGACCCTGAGCTgatgcgtccgccagtccaggtctgCGATCGTCTCGAGTCGTTAGCTGTTCCAGGAACATCCAGGATCAAGCCAACGACCATCGCAGATCATGTTGACTCTGAgcagatgcgtccgccagtccagATCTGTGAAGAGTCTCAGCCGTTGAGTGTTCCTGGCCCCTCCAGGATCAAGCAAGCAGCAGATGTGCTGAAAGCAGACCCGGCCCGTCCTGAGTCCTCAACGGCCCTCACAGGTCATGTTGATACTGAGCTGGTCTGTCTGCCAGGCCAGATCTGTAAAGATCCTCGGCTGATCAGTGTCCATGGCCTCTCCAATGTTAACACAATGACGGATGCAGATTCGGCTTGTCCTGAGTCGCCTCCGTCTGTTCAAGACCCCTCTAAATTTGATGGGACTGATGGTGAGTCATCCTGAATTTGGTTCAtttcatttctgctgtctgttattttttatgctttgttgtttttagcttAAACATCAGACAGTGTCATTTGTTGTACTATTGGTTGTGTATTTATTAGCAGCTGCAGCTCTGTTCATGgagatgtttctgtttgttttcttcattttagaaaaacccaagaaagaaaggaaagggaaaagagtctctgctttctttaagagagCATGGAAGGCTGCAAAGTTCCCTTTACTGTTCTGTGGCACAGATAAAGTCCAGCATCTCATGCTACTACCTGAGCCCGAGCTTGAGACTGAGGCTAAGCTTGAGCCAGAGCCAGAGCAAAAGCCCAAGTCCGAGCCCGAGCCCAAGCCCCAGCCCCAGCCCCAGCTAGAGCCAAAGCCAGAGCCCAACCCTGAGCCAGAGCCGGAGGATGAAGCAGATCCTGAGGCAGTGCCTGTTAAAGTTACTCCTGGATATGCAGAACCAGCTGACCCTGAGTCAGTGTGTCTGCCAGGCCAGGTTCCTGAGGAACCGAACGAGGGTTATGGGCTCACTCTTGGTAAGTCATCATTACCTTTTATTTTCTGTCattcataattaatataaattagtaATTATTTTACTCCTGCAACTCTTATGAAAGTTACTGCTCATTGCATCAGACCCAGATTCAAAGTACAGGagtcatttatttgatttgtttcacATCAGACAATCCAAGTAAATCTCCGTGctctttttctgtgtgtttttcagGATCTGTGGTGGCTGATTTTGAAGTAAAAGACATGATCGGAAAAGGAGGTTTTGGCCAGGTGTATGTGGCGTCTCGCGTATCAAGTGAAAAAGAAAAGGTAGAGAACTATTTCTAAAATTCAAGTAACATTTTCtccttattattaaatataaataaattgtaggCTTTAATTTGCCGTTTATTCTGAaaaatgtac belongs to Danio rerio strain Tuebingen ecotype United States chromosome 1, GRCz12tu, whole genome shotgun sequence and includes:
- the LOC141386173 gene encoding uncharacterized protein, with the protein product MTLATCFASQMEKNKSTVFFNRVKTITTDFVNNNHQSDTMASRTPPVVMRSPTENPEKGRKGNKASAFLKRAWKAVKRPFLSSDRSRVVVPFEPRSDIDDFEHLPVPGPSRIVVAHADPEPVWLPGQVCEDPQLLSIPGPSRITTDAARPESSTALTGQVDPELMRPPVQVCDRLESLAVPGTSRIKPTTIADHVDSEQMRPPVQICEESQPLSVPGPSRIKQAADVLKADPARPESSTALTGHVDTELVCLPGQICKDPRLISVHGLSNVNTMTDADSACPESPPSVQDPSKFDGTDEKPKKERKGKRVSAFFKRAWKAAKFPLLFCGTDKVQHLMLLPEPELETEAKLEPEPEQKPKSEPEPKPQPQPQLEPKPEPNPEPEPEDEADPEAVPVKVTPGYAEPADPESVCLPGQVPEEPNEGYGLTLGSVVADFEVKDMIGKGGFGQVYVASRVSSEKEKVALKYIIKRRQDRYLNIDGHSRPMLAEVAIMLRLMKAPQCPNIIRLHDWIENESDCTLILEYPESCQTLDRYITDTLDMNENKARRLMRQLVQAVRFCVERGVFHGDIHARNILVTTPRLELKLIDFGCAWPVTRMPFYSWKYQGARCYTPPEILRHPKFFPSMANIWAIGILLYEIMHGRLPFYDRQSIMVGDLHLNPTLSSACQDLISKCLIRNPVRRIQLHQVEEHQWFNATSPNAVQQ